The Anastrepha ludens isolate Willacy chromosome 2, idAnaLude1.1, whole genome shotgun sequence genome contains a region encoding:
- the LOC128862417 gene encoding WD repeat-containing protein 3 — MGLTKQYLAYRPIDSFNIINSGRANVNFVTCNKIEGRYALTAAAENVIVWDLRLGNRALTLRRDKQEVTALRASPDRIHVAVGFIDGVVELFDLRAPEQSVCTLALHKSAVSILRFDEMGIRLISGSLDTELVVVDIVEQAGRQRLIGHNAPITDGHFLQHFGEQNIVVSCSKDMQIKFWNLETQFCFKTIVDNRTEVWALALVGDLMIAGCSESTMNVYRLQRRDDPTQSIENAVEGLSIDDEDTISPITVTNCGVIQRAGKGRCVNLVADPAERVISCHGTNGLIESFYFCTEKEAKERLAKRLKKARKATESMDKDNIENVPSKNLSLSDEIKRLESIKIQQKIKSIDIILGAQNELRMLVSLANNSLELYSLNASLKHKNSEENVKQLRALTRLGHQSEVRSVCFSTDSLAIGSGAGDSFKFWNRDSMQCLRTILTDYILSTTFVPGDRYALLGMKSGKLVIVDVGAADIIEEIPAHESELWSIALLPDMKGCVTGSSDTSVKIWTFDLVDNVAADGSGVVDPMRPKVLSLLHRNTLKLEETVLCVRVSPDMKYLAVGLLDATVKIFFLDTFKFYLTLYGHKLPVLCLDISYDSTLIATGSADRNIKIWGLDFGDCHRSLFAHDDSVMALQFIPKTHMLFSCGKDGKVKQWDADSFEKILTLPGHIGEAYNLAVSPNGKYLVTCGSDRTLRLFERTDEPIVLKDVQEEEREEMENQQLATGEESAVPQLPGLKLPSRKTVGSEKAAESILECLEICKQYEVEAEEKPELHPLMRALQVDNADDFLFTTLARIRASDLEEALLLLPFSNVCELLERLPRLIECHSDQIELLCKVTIFLFKVHMKPISAAKNLKLLLSGLVGALRRDVSEMRDTIGMNVHALALLQFKIEEREGIELFHEATQERKKRDKKRREATKRRLAIQVT; from the exons ATGGGTCTAACGAAGCAGTATTTGGCCTATAGGCCCATCGATAGTTTCAACATCATCAATAGCGGTAGAGCCAATGTGAATTTCGTTACCTGCAATAAAATAGAAGGCCGATATGCCTTGactgcagcagctgagaatgTCATTGTTTGGGATTTGAG ATTGGGTAATCGAGCTTTAACGCTGCGCCGTGACAAACAGGAAGTAACAGCTCTTCGAGCCTCTCCCGACCGCATACATGTCGCTGTCGGTTTCATTGATGGTGTTGTAGAGCTATTTGATTTGCGTGCTCCAGAGCAGTCGGTATGCACACTGGCTTTGCATAAGAGTGCAGTTTCCATTCTGCGCTTCGATGAAATGGGCATACGTTTGATAAGCGGCAGCCTTGATACTGAATTGGTTGTTGTAGATATTGTAGAACAAGCTGGTCGTCAGCGACTTATAGGCCACAATGCCCCCATTACAGATGGACATTTCCTACAACATTTTGGCGAGCAAAATATTGTTGTCAGTTGCTCGAAGGACATGCAGATTAAATTCTGGAATTTGGAAACGCAATTCTGTTTCAAAACGATTGTTGACAATCGCACTGAAGTGTGGGCGTTGGCTTTGGTAGGCGATCTTATGATTGCTGGTTGTAGTGAGAGCACAATGAACGTCTATCGCCTACAACGACGGGATGATCCAACGCAGAGTATTGAAAATGCCGTTGAGGGGCTGAGTATAGACGATGAAGATACAATTAGCCCTATAACAGTAACCAATTGTGGTGTTATTCAGCGCGCAGGTAAAGGACGTTGTGTAAATTTGGTCGCAGATCCAGCCGAGCGTGTGATAAGTTGTCATGGCACAAATGGTTTAATAGAAAGTTTTTACTTCTGTACGGAGAAGGAAGCTAAGGAGCGATTGGCAAAGAGATTAAAAAAAGCGCGTAAAGCTACTGAGTCAATGGATAAAGATAATATAGAGAATGTACCATCAAAAAATTTGAGTCTAAGTGACGAGATTAAGCGATTAGAAAGCATTAAAATACAGCAGAAAATTAAATCAATCGACATTATACTGGGCGCCCAAAACGAACTGCGCATGCTCGTTAGTTTGGCAAACAATAGCCTGGAGCTATACAGTTTAAATGCTTCGCTTAAACATAAAAACTCTGAGGAAAACGTGAAGCAGTTACGTGCATTGACTCGTCTTGGTCATCAATCAGAAGTGCGTTCTGTATGCTTCAGCACAGATTCACTTGCTATTGGTTCAGGTGCGGGCGATTCATTCAAATTTTGGAACCGCGATTCTATGCAGTGTCTGCGCACCATACTTACCGATTACATATTGAGCACCACCTTCGTACCAGGCGATCGCTATGCGCTTTTGGGCATGAAGAGCGGAAAATTGGTAATAGTTGATGTTGGTGCAGCGGATATTATAGAGGAGATACCAGCACACGAGAGTGAATTATGGTCGATTGCACTACTGCCAGATATGAAAGGTTGTGTGACGGGCAGTAGTGATACGAGCGTTAAAATTTGGACTTTTGATTTGGTAGACAATGTCGCCGCTGATGGTAGTGGTGTAGTGGACCCAATGCGGCCAAAAGTGCTCTCATTACTTCACAGAAATACGCTCAAATTGGAAGAGACTGTTTTATGCGTACGAGTTTCACCGGACATGAAATACCTTGCTGTAGGATTGCTCGATGCCACGGTCAAGATTTTCTTTCTtgacacttttaaattttatttgacccTGTATGGGCATAAATTGCCAGTACTATGTTTAGATATCAGTTACGATTCCACTTTGATAGCCACAGGCTCTGCTGATCGTAATATAAAGATTTGGGGCTTGGATTTCGGTGACTGTCACAGGTCCCTCTTTGCGCACGACGACTCAGTGATGGCTCTGCAATTCATACCCAAAACTCATATGTTATTCAGTTGCGGCAAAGATGGTAAAGTGAAGCAGTGGGACGCAGATTCATTCGAAAAGATACTGACACTTCCAG GTCATATTGGTGAAGCCTACAATTTGGCAGTTAGTCCGAATGGCAAATATCTTGTCACTTGCGGCTCGGACCGCACCCTTCGTCTGTTCGAGCGCACCGATGAACCAATTGTGTTAAAAGATGTACAAGAGGAAGAGCGCGAGGAGATGGAAAATCAACAACTTGCTACCGGCGAAGAGAGCGCTGTGCCCCAGCTACCTGGTTTAAAGTTACCCTCGCGCAAAACTGTAGGCTCAGAGAAAGCGGCAGAATCAATACTGGAGTGCTTGGAGATTTGTAAGCAGTATGAAGTAGAAGCGGAAGAGAAACCCGAGCTGCACCCACTGATGCGCGCGTTACAAGTAGATAATGCCGATGATTTTCTCTTCACTACACTAGCGCGCATACGTGCTTCCGATTTGGAAGAAGCGCTCTTACTGCTACCATTTTCGAATGTCTGTGAATTACTCGAACGCCTTCCACGACTCATAGAGTGCCACAGCGATCAAATAGAGTTGCTGTGTAAAGTGACGATTTTCCTATTCAAAGTGCATATGAAACCGATTAGCGCAGCGAAAAATTTGAAGCTTCTCCTTAGTGGTTTGGTGGGTGCGCTTCGCCGTGACGTAAGTGAAATGCGTGATACAATTGGTATGAATGTGCATGCCTTGGCGCTGCTGCAGTTCAAGATTGAAGAACGCGAGGGCATCGAGCTGTTTCACGAGGCTACACAGGAGCGTAAAAAGCGCGACAAGAAACGACGTGAAGCGACCAAGCGTCGGTTAGCTATACAAGTTACATGA
- the LOC128856342 gene encoding uncharacterized protein LOC128856342, whose translation MSQYQSVPDTGDDLDNESVEVLRARLNDMKRLMSERTAQIQQNPASTEQIWSSKRQTTTGIIDGNFLSVAFGGALMVIVSVSVYAFYNLYHAILKKFPSHHEEL comes from the exons atgTCGCAGTACCAAAGTGTACCTGACACTGGAG ACGATCTGGATAATGAGTCCGTAGAAGTGTTGCGTGCACGCTTGAACGACATGAAACGGCTAATGAGTGAACGCACTGCCCAAATACAACAGAATCCGGCCAGCACGGAACAGATATGGAGCTCTAAGCGCCAAACCACAACTGGCATTATCGATGGCAATTTCCTGAGCGTAGCTTTTGGAGGTGCGCTTATGGTAATAGTTTCGGTTTCTGTGTACGCCTTTTACAATTTATATCATgctatattgaaaaaatttccctcACATCACGAAGAATTGTAA
- the LOC128862447 gene encoding eukaryotic translation initiation factor 1A, Y-chromosomal, protein MPKNKGKGGKNRRRGKNENEFEKRELIFKEDQQEYAQVTKMLGNGRLEATCFDGVKRLCHIRGKLRKKVWINQGDIILVGLRDYQDSKADVILKYTPDEARNLKTYGEFPESVRINDTVTFVEDGFDEDIEFGDEISSEDDADSVDNI, encoded by the exons ATGCCTAAGAACAAGGGAAAAGGAGGTAAAAATCGTCGTCGTGGAAAGAACGAAAATGAATTCGAGAAACGTGAATTGATTTTCAAGGAAGATCAGCAAGAATATGCTCAAGTCACTAAAATGCTTGGTAATGGACGTCTGGAGGCGACTTGTTTTGACGGAGTGAAACGTCTGTGTCACATTCGGGGGAAACTCAGAAAGAAG GTTTGGATCAATCAAGGTGATATCATTCTGGTTGGTTTACGTGATTATCAGGATTCGAAAGCAGATGTTATCTTGAAGTACACACCCGATGAGGCGAGGAATTTGAAAACCTATGGCGAGTTCCCCGAATCAGTGCGCATTAACGACACAGTCACCTTCGTCGAGGATGGCTTCGATGAGGATATCGAATTCGGTGATGAGATCAGTTCCGAGGACGATGCTGATTCCGTTGACAATATATGA
- the LOC128862439 gene encoding lectizyme, whose translation MLISCKCLFLILFIIIITIIMVLSTNVPLPARKAQLAGVNQRASMEFIENSIRMEKTKAWTPKLLAKHEAIPHSAPYIVSIQRMTPDNGLVHYCAGTIINEHWILTAAHCLTSEEAVENSLIVAGCHDLHGSNEGDCVQVRTIDHHVRHELYLGGINPYDIALIYTKRPLQFTQYVQPAQLPEQDVLPEGSGTLYGWGNISMTLVPNYPHRLQEAEMPILDMELCERILAGSGLPLHETNLCTGPLNGGVSICTADSGGPLMQPCCDGFEERYTVIGIVSWGKMPCGQQNAPSVFVRVSAFTNWIRDNISSATPYE comes from the coding sequence atGTTAATAAGTTGTAAATGCCTTTTCCTAATATTATtcataataattataacaattatAATGGTGCTGAGCACAAATGTACCGTTACCGGCTAGAAAGGCCCAACTAGCCGGTGTGAACCAAAGGGCCTCAATGGAATTTATCGAGAATAGCATCAGAATGGAGAAAACAAAGGCATGGACACCAAAACTATTGGCTAAACACGAGGCAATACCACATTCGGCACCGTACATCGTTTCCATACAGCGCATGACTCCGGATAACGGACTGGTTCATTATTGCGCTGGCACCATCATCAACGAGCATTGGATACTAACAGCGGCTCATTGCCTCACCTCGGAGGAAGCGGTGGAGAACTCTCTGATTGTGGCTGGCTGTCATGACCTACACGGCTCTAATGAGGGTGATTGCGTCCAGGTGCGCACCATCGACCACCATGTGCGTCACGAGTTATACCTTGGCGGCATTAATCCATACGACATAGCACTCATCTACACCAAACGTCCATTGCAGTTTACACAGTACGTCCAACCGGCGCAGCTGCCCGAACAGGATGTGCTACCGGAGGGCAGTGGCACACTTTATGGCTGGGGTAATATTTCGATGACATTAGTGCCCAATTATCCACATCGGCTGCAAGAAGCTGAGATGCCCATATTGGATATGGAATTGTGCGAACGCATTTTGGCTGGATCTGGTTTGCCGCTGCATGAGACAAATTTGTGCACTGGTCCACTGAATGGAGGTGTTAGTATTTGCACTGCCGATTCGGGCGGTCCTCTAATGCAGCCATGCTGCGATGGTTTCGAGGAAAGGTACACAGTTATTGGTATAGTGTCGTGGGGCAAAATGCCTTGTGGTCAGCAGAATGCGCCATCAGTGTTTGTGCGCGTCTCAGCGTTTACAAATTGGATTCGTGATAATATTTCGTCGGCAACGCCGTACGAGTAA
- the LOC128862427 gene encoding stabilizer of axonemal microtubules 1 isoform X2, with translation MACDQYCPPKCDPCQAPVDFTPCPPGVDCSCRCDCGDYAGCCYQQPPRAQPIRPMSCIMRSTAPLETDTIYKRSYFANCGDCYRAKPIRPCSNIVPNPGRMESCTVQKLSYLPPCAGTRAAPIKPPDNGLRFCGPLYAMTSQKHDYVPKGYSKRNPILPISGICKPCDPLERCTINRLSYMPVDVCRNPPPKPIVPTYNIQRSTGPSEKCTIQKLSYLPVCPLPKEPMPWAEKVRLAPPRYESLCTTYNLSYLPNCCTARTAPVVPMHSIKTLGSDRNDGCTVYKLSYMPADARCCRPDPIRPSPGICMPTGPLEKCTIQKLSYQPNCCVARTQPIRPKENGLKACGPLYNMTTQKHDFVPKPVCRRAPIRPQSLICRATGNMDACTINKLSYMPVNVCEFRRPEPIRPRPGVCRADGPVEKCTVYKLSYLPNCPQPRQILPWANQSSYCKPTAPIEKCTIQKLSYGPPGTFSRCGGCCNTNCGPSAPKAGICN, from the exons ATGGCTTGCGATCAGTACTGCCCGCCCAAGTGTGACCCTTGTCAGGCACCGGTCGATTTTACGCCGTGTCCGCCAGGCGTCGATTGTAGCTGTCGCTGTGACTGTGGTGACTATGCGGGCTGTTGCTATCAACAGCCGCCTCGAGCCCAACCCATCCGTCCGATGTCGTGCATTATGCGTTCGACAGCGCCACTGGAGACAGATACGATATATAAGCGCTCCTACTTTGCCAATTGCGGCGACTGTTATCGCGCGAAGCCAATACGGCCATGTTCAAACATAGTGCCGAACCCCGGTCGTATGGAATCGTGCACCGTACAAAAGTTATCATACTTGCCACCTTGTGCAGGGACTCGCGCGGCACCCATAAAACCGCCAGACAATGGGCTGCGCTTTTGTGGTCCACTATATGCAATGACCTCACAGAAGCATGACTATGTTCCAAAAGGTTATAGTAAACGTAACCCCATACTTCCCATAAGTGGCATATGTAAGCCATGTGACCCATTGGAGCGTTGTACCATCAACCGATTGTCATACATGCCAGTAGATGTGTGTCGGAATCCACCACCCAAACCGATAGTACCGACATACAACATACAACGATCTACTGGACCGAGCGAAAAATGCACCATACAAAAGCTAAGTTATCTACCCGTTTGTCCGTTGCCTAAGGAGCCGATGCCATGGGCGGAAAAGGTACGCCTTGCCCCACCACGTTATGAAAGTCTCTGCACTACCTATAATCTCAGTTATTTACCCAATTGTTGTACGGCACGTACGGCTCCTGTTGTGCCCATGCATAGCATTAAAACCTTGGGATCAGATCGTAACGATGGTTGTACGGTGTACAAGCTTAGCTACATGCCAGCGGATGCACGTTGTTGTAGACCAGATCCAATACGTCCCAGTCCAGGTATATGCATGCCTACAGGCCCCTTGGAAAAATGCACCATCCAGAAG CTGTCATACCAACCTAATTGTTGTGTAGCTCGCACACAACCTATTCGTCCCAAGGAGAACGGTCTTAAGGCGTGCGGTCCGCTCTATAATATGACCAcacaaaaacatgattttgtACCGAAACCGGTTTGTCGACGTGCACCGATACGCCCACAATCGCTTATATGCCGCGCCACTGGAAACATGGATGCCTGCACTATCAACAAACTTTCTTACATGCCAGTCAATGTATGTGAATTCAGGCGTCCAGAGCCTATTAGGCCTCGACCAGGAGTGTGTCGTGCCGACGGCCCCGTTGAAAAGTGTACTGTTTACAAGCTTAGCTACTTGCCAAATTGTCCACAACCCCGACAGATATTGCCATGGGCGAATCAGTCATCCTATTGTAAACCGACAGCACCGATCGAAAAGTGTACCATACAGAAACTCAGTTACGGACCACCTGGCACATTTTCACGTTGCGGCG GTTGTTGCAATACGAACTGCGGACCATCAGCCCCCAAAGCAGGAATATGTAACTGA
- the LOC128862427 gene encoding stabilizer of axonemal microtubules 1 isoform X1 produces the protein MCDQAGNPCPTTGGCAGDAIMACDQYCPPKCDPCQAPVDFTPCPPGVDCSCRCDCGDYAGCCYQQPPRAQPIRPMSCIMRSTAPLETDTIYKRSYFANCGDCYRAKPIRPCSNIVPNPGRMESCTVQKLSYLPPCAGTRAAPIKPPDNGLRFCGPLYAMTSQKHDYVPKGYSKRNPILPISGICKPCDPLERCTINRLSYMPVDVCRNPPPKPIVPTYNIQRSTGPSEKCTIQKLSYLPVCPLPKEPMPWAEKVRLAPPRYESLCTTYNLSYLPNCCTARTAPVVPMHSIKTLGSDRNDGCTVYKLSYMPADARCCRPDPIRPSPGICMPTGPLEKCTIQKLSYQPNCCVARTQPIRPKENGLKACGPLYNMTTQKHDFVPKPVCRRAPIRPQSLICRATGNMDACTINKLSYMPVNVCEFRRPEPIRPRPGVCRADGPVEKCTVYKLSYLPNCPQPRQILPWANQSSYCKPTAPIEKCTIQKLSYGPPGTFSRCGGCCNTNCGPSAPKAGICN, from the exons ATGTGTGA CCAGGCTGGTAATCCATGCCCGACAACTGGCGGTTGTGCTGGTGATGCGATCATGGCTTGCGATCAGTACTGCCCGCCCAAGTGTGACCCTTGTCAGGCACCGGTCGATTTTACGCCGTGTCCGCCAGGCGTCGATTGTAGCTGTCGCTGTGACTGTGGTGACTATGCGGGCTGTTGCTATCAACAGCCGCCTCGAGCCCAACCCATCCGTCCGATGTCGTGCATTATGCGTTCGACAGCGCCACTGGAGACAGATACGATATATAAGCGCTCCTACTTTGCCAATTGCGGCGACTGTTATCGCGCGAAGCCAATACGGCCATGTTCAAACATAGTGCCGAACCCCGGTCGTATGGAATCGTGCACCGTACAAAAGTTATCATACTTGCCACCTTGTGCAGGGACTCGCGCGGCACCCATAAAACCGCCAGACAATGGGCTGCGCTTTTGTGGTCCACTATATGCAATGACCTCACAGAAGCATGACTATGTTCCAAAAGGTTATAGTAAACGTAACCCCATACTTCCCATAAGTGGCATATGTAAGCCATGTGACCCATTGGAGCGTTGTACCATCAACCGATTGTCATACATGCCAGTAGATGTGTGTCGGAATCCACCACCCAAACCGATAGTACCGACATACAACATACAACGATCTACTGGACCGAGCGAAAAATGCACCATACAAAAGCTAAGTTATCTACCCGTTTGTCCGTTGCCTAAGGAGCCGATGCCATGGGCGGAAAAGGTACGCCTTGCCCCACCACGTTATGAAAGTCTCTGCACTACCTATAATCTCAGTTATTTACCCAATTGTTGTACGGCACGTACGGCTCCTGTTGTGCCCATGCATAGCATTAAAACCTTGGGATCAGATCGTAACGATGGTTGTACGGTGTACAAGCTTAGCTACATGCCAGCGGATGCACGTTGTTGTAGACCAGATCCAATACGTCCCAGTCCAGGTATATGCATGCCTACAGGCCCCTTGGAAAAATGCACCATCCAGAAG CTGTCATACCAACCTAATTGTTGTGTAGCTCGCACACAACCTATTCGTCCCAAGGAGAACGGTCTTAAGGCGTGCGGTCCGCTCTATAATATGACCAcacaaaaacatgattttgtACCGAAACCGGTTTGTCGACGTGCACCGATACGCCCACAATCGCTTATATGCCGCGCCACTGGAAACATGGATGCCTGCACTATCAACAAACTTTCTTACATGCCAGTCAATGTATGTGAATTCAGGCGTCCAGAGCCTATTAGGCCTCGACCAGGAGTGTGTCGTGCCGACGGCCCCGTTGAAAAGTGTACTGTTTACAAGCTTAGCTACTTGCCAAATTGTCCACAACCCCGACAGATATTGCCATGGGCGAATCAGTCATCCTATTGTAAACCGACAGCACCGATCGAAAAGTGTACCATACAGAAACTCAGTTACGGACCACCTGGCACATTTTCACGTTGCGGCG GTTGTTGCAATACGAACTGCGGACCATCAGCCCCCAAAGCAGGAATATGTAACTGA